In Betta splendens chromosome 22, fBetSpl5.4, whole genome shotgun sequence, the following proteins share a genomic window:
- the si:ch211-266g18.10 gene encoding axoneme-associated protein mst101(2) isoform X18 — MAEGAKSASSTAATAADGAAAQPRASLRAKGVGLLRKVKVSVELLVALVALLSWGVVGVVMFDFVEYKTVPDIQQVIADPVQAVNNAVDEVSSLLHKFQECAPDLSDPMSAATYAAEEISEAKDGFVRYFSDEEGNFYLSYVDPVVIGRGAFHSANDLMGEAAGSFRDTVCAAVDTVLGTITNINKGQTDLSYVDPVVIGRAAFSVTNESICGVMGYIQDMLCRILDSILDVVKGSSDISFMDPVVIGRNVFQSLDDTVSGLVGHIQDALCSVLDSTLDVTKGSTDLSFIDPVVIGRNAFSATNDFTSEITGGIQDVLCSVLDAILDTLKDFQDAVGFHPVSVLKRTAEVTLEPINMLIGYISTSLIGEEGIVPDVSIDPMKVVEDALLEVTDKKDLILAYMSSMLVGDQGEPVATPGVNVVTEKDETVVAPSDMKLIRKEGEFLPPFDKVLLDEMERDAIKEVKEAIIEEEKPKKKPLRAGKDIQKLTIGEAKMKKEEKEVKKQTKEREEAKKLLKEEKKIKKALKEEKEVKKHVKEREEAKKPLKEEKKIKEPRKEEKEVKKRAKEREEAKKHLKEERKRKKPLKEEKELKKQTKEREEAKKTLIEDEKIKKPLKEVKEVKKQPKVREEAMKPLKEDEKMKIPLKEEKEVKKQPKELTEAKKSLKKEKADKKQTKKEEKTKKPFKEEKEQKKLLKEDKEEKKLPAKEKKIKKPHEHVKESKKQLRERKVKKLVIVVKKEKKPLTKPSKKEKQVDKPRVEKIILKPFREDKNITKPSQRNAEDKKPIKEEKLLKQRKEAKTHRVEKVILKALKDDKNITVPPKQDKEVTKPHKEKKVIKEPSKKEKEVKKPQKEKREVRTPHKEKKTKEPSKEKEIKKPQLKKETKKEKEVKTPTKEKKETKQSPKEVKKPHIVEKVILKPLREDKNMTKAPQQKSEVKKPIKKHLKEKKDLMTFLKRKETKKPLKDEKEVKKLPKVEKVVLKPPKEDRNITVPPKQDKEAKESYKKKKETKQPSKEERQDRKSPKEKKETKEPSKEKKEDKKPLKQEKETKQPPKEKKEVKKPHKKEKEVKETTKDKKETKEQSKEKKQPKKPLKEKKELKEPHKEEKKVKEPPKEKELKQSHKEEKKVKEPPKEKELKQSHKEEKKVKEPLKEKKETKEPSKEKKELRKPPKEKKETKQPLKEKKETKQPPREKKETKEPSKEEKETKDSLKEKKEVKAPPKEKKDTKEHPKEKKETKEPPREKKQLKGLLKEENEVKEPAKEKKETKEHPKEKETIEPPKEKKELKELLKEEKEVKEPPKEKKETQEPPKEKKELKEPRKEEKEVKESPQEKKETKLPPKEKKETKEPSRAKKQTKEPPKETKGAKEPPKEKKETKEPPKEKKELKEPLKEEKEVKESPKEKRETKEPSRSKKEAKEPPKEREETKEPSKEKKETKEPLKEKKETKEPPKEKKETKESPKKKKETKEPSKEKKETKEPLKEKKETKEPPKEKKDTKEPHKEEKEVKESFKEKMEGTKPPKEKKELKEPLKEEKEVKEPPKEKKETKEPPKEKKELKEPRKEDKEVKESPKEKKETKLPPKEKKETKEPSRAKKQTKEPPKETKGAKEPPKEKKETKEPPKEKKELKEPLKEEKEVKESPKEKRETKEPSRSKKEAKEPPKERKETKEPFKERKETKEPLKEKKETKEPPKEKKETKEPPKEKKETKEPPKEKKEIKEPSKEKKETKEPFKEKKETKEPPKEKKETKEPPKEKKETKEPLKEKKETKEPPKEKKETKEPHKEEKEVKESFKEEMEGTKPPKEKKELKEPLKEKKETKEPSRAKKETKEPPKEKKENNEHPKEQKELKEPHKEEKEVKEPLEEKKELKEPHKEDREVKKPSEEKRETKETPKKVKEHKKPYKHEKETKDPHKEKTDKKLQQETKEVKKPAIKEKYISKPPEEKKLPKDDVTKPPKDEKELKKTLKETKEVKETPKVEKDKRPFKEIETKKLTEEQKEVKKPSKEGKTLKLTLSPKEHRELSIKAEKVPQKLEKDVDKPKMAATRVKVVRKDVVSVLKKEHHNITKAEVPRDKAKAAPKKKGPVEKVVLDKEAKVKAVSVKKTEVSKLKRKAAVTKREPAPLKTKPTQTLKAETPPKNVSLPTEKVKVVPLKKVAAVLKEKKVEPVILKKAPVIKAKLKPAAQKKETEVKPVLVKKVQEVRKERPKPAAERKEPKAAVEKVRRAVTKGGAATLKAKPKRVHVKKELEPPREKEKPVAVKKAMLREKSKPLHVKRVGKTEPEVSKVKATTPVTVKDKPVEKKYKEEKTKVDRVLKEIQVSAKKEKPVEKKEEKVKEPAVSDSFFMEEELPYFQCFFVDEDEAQFPFYAFSPLQL, encoded by the exons ATGGCTGAAG gAGCCAAATCAGCCTCCTCCACTGCGGCCACTGCGGCCGATGGAGCGGCAGCTCAACCGAGGGCCTCCCTCAGGGCCAAAGGTGTGGGACTCCTCCGGAAGGTCAAGGTGtccgtggagctgctggttgcGCTGGTGGCTCTTCTGTCCTGGGGGGTTGTGGGAGTGGTGATGTTTGACTTTGTGGAGTACAAGACCGTCCCTG ACATTCAGCAAGTGATTGCGGACCCTGTTCAAGCCGTGAACAACGCCGTTGACGAAGTTTCCAGTCTGCTCCATAAGTTTCAAG AATGTGCTCCTGATCTAAGCGACCCCATGTCTGCCGCCACCTACGCAGCTGAGGAAATATCGGAAGCAAAAGACGGATTCGTCCGATATTTTTCAGATGAGGAGG GAAACTTCTACCTCAGCTACGTGGACCCTGTGGTGATCGGCAGAGGAGCTTTCCATTCGGCTAATGACTTGATGGGTGAAGCAGCGGGCTCCTTCAGGGACACAGTGTGTGCTGCGGTGGACACCGTTCTGGGCACTATCACGAATATAAATAAAG gacaaactgacctcagctACGTTGACCCTGTGGTCATAGGCAGAGCTGCCTTCAGTGTTACTAATGAGTCCATCTGTGGGGTGATGGGCTACATCCAGGACATGCTCTGCAGGATTCTAGACTCTATTCTGGATGTCGTTAAAG GATCCTCTGATATTAGCTTCATGGACCCTGTGGTTATAGGGAGGAATGTCTTCCAGAGTCTTGATGACACTGTGAGTGGATTAGTGGGCCACATCCAGGACGCGCTGTGCTCAGTCTTAGACAGCACACTGGATGTCACAAAAG GATCCACTGACCTTAGCTTCATCGACCCTGTGGTTATTGGCAGAAATGCCTTCAGTGCCACTAATGACTTTACTAGTGAAATAACAGGAGGCATCCAGGatgtgctctgttcagtcctgGATGCAATACTGGACACATTAAAAG ACTTCCAGGACGCTGTGGGATTCCATCCTGTCTCAGTTCTCAAGAGAACTGCAGAGGTCACCTTAGAACCAATAAACATGCTCATAGGCTACATCTCCACGTCACTGATTGGAGAAGAAG GCATCGTGCCTGATGTTTCCATTGACCCCATGAAGGTTGTGGAAGATGCTTTGTTGGAGGTCACAGACAAGAAGGATTTGATCTTGGCCTACATGTCGAGCATGCTTGTTGGGGATCAAG GTGAGCCTGTTGCCACTCCAGGTGTAAATGTAGTAACAGAAAAAG aTGAAACTGTAGTTGCACCGTCTGATATGAAATTGATAAGAAAAGAAG gtgaattcctgcccccCTTTGACAAAG TTCTCCTAGATGAAATGGAACGAGATGCCATAAAAGAAGTTAAGGAAGCCATTATTGAAG AAGAAAAGCCAAAGAAGAAACCCCTGAGAGCAGGGAAAGATATCCAGAAACTGACTATAGGAGAagctaaaatgaaaaaagaagagaaggaagtcAAGAAACAAACTAAAGAAAGGGAGGAAGCAAAGAAACTTCtcaaagaagagaagaaaataaagaaggctctcaaagaagagaaggaagtcAAGAAACATGttaaagaaagagaggaagcaaAGAAACCTCttaaagaagagaagaaaataaaagaacctcgcaaagaagagaaagaagtcAAGAAACGTGCTAAAGAAAGGGAGGAAGCAAAGAAACATCTCaaagaagagaggaaaaggaagaagcctctcaaagaagagaaagaactcaagaaacaaactaaagagagggaggaagcaaaGAAAACTCTCATAGAAGACGAGAAGATAAAGAAACCTCTCAAAGAAGTGAAGGAAGTCAAGAAACAACCCAAAGTAAGGGAAGAAGCAATGAAACCTCTTAAAGAAGACGAGAAAATGAAGATACCTCTcaaagaagagaaggaagttAAGAAACAACCCAAAGAATTGACTGAAGCAAAGAAATCTCtgaaaaaagagaaagcagacaaaaaacaaaccaaaaaggaggagaagacaaAGAAACCTTTTAAAGAAGAGAAGGAACAAAAGAAGCTTCTCAAAGAAGACAAGGAAGAAAAGAAACTTCctgcaaaagagaaaaaaatcaagAAACCACATGAACATGTAAAGGAATCTAAAAAACAACTTAGAGAGAGGAAAGTAAAGAAACTTGTCATAGTAGTCAAGAAGGAAAAGAAACCTCTCACAAAACCATctaaaaaagagaaacaagtcGATAAACCTCGAGTAGAAAAAATAATCTTAAAACCGTTTAGAGaagataaaaacatcacaaagcCATCACAACGAAACGCAGAAGATAAGAAACCTATTAAGGAAGAGAAGCTTcttaaacaaagaaaagaagcCAAGACTCACAGAGtagaaaaagtaattttaaAAGCTCTCAAAGATGATAAGAACATCACAGTGCCACCTAAACAAGATAAAGAAGTCACAAAacctcacaaagaaaagaaggtaATCAAAGAACCATCCAAAAAAGAGAAGGAGGTTAAGAAACctcaaaaagaaaagagggaagtCAGGACacctcacaaagaaaagaaaacgaaAGAACCATCCAAAGAAAAGGAAATCAAGAAACCTCAATTAAAGAAGGAAACCAAAAAAGAGAAGGAAGTCAAGACTCCtaccaaagaaaagaaggaaaccaaACAATCTCCCAAAGAGGTTAAAAAACCTCACATAGTAGAAAAAGTGATCTTAAAACCTCTCAGAGAagataaaaacatgacaaaagcCCCACAACAAAAATCAGAAGTCAAGAAACCAAtcaaaaaacatctgaaagaaaagaaagaccTTATGACATTTCttaaaaggaaagaaacaaagaaacctCTTAAAGATGAGAAAGAAGTTAAAAAGCTGCCCAAGGTAGAAAAAGTAGTCCTGAAACCTCCCAAAGAAGATAGAAACATCACAGTACCACCTAAACAAGATAAAGAGGCTAAGGAGtcttataaaaaaaagaaggaaaccaaACAACCATCTAAAGAAGAGAGGCAAGACAGGAAATCCccaaaagaaaagaaggaaaccaaagaaccttctaaggaaaagaaagaagataaGAAACCTCTCAAACAAGAAAAGGAAACCAAACAACCTCctaaagaaaagaaggaagttaagaaaccacacaaaaaagagaaGGAAGTCAAGGAAACTACCAAGGATAAGAAGGAAACCAAAGAACAAtctaaagaaaagaaacaacctAAGAAACCtctcaaagaaaagaaggaactaAAGGAACCACACAAGGAAGAGAAGAAAGTCAAGgaacctcccaaagaaaaggaactaaaacaatcacacaaagaagagaagaaagtcaaggaacctcccaaagaaaaggaactaaaacaatcacacaaagaagagaagaaagtcAAGGAACCtctcaaagaaaagaaggaaactAAAGAACCAtctaaagaaaagaaagaacttAGGAAACCTCCCAAGGAAAAGAAGGAAACCAAACAACCACTTAAGGAAAAGAAGGAAACCAAACAACCACctagagaaaagaaagaaaccaaagaaccatctaaagaagaaaaagaaaccaAAGATTCACttaaagaaaagaaggaagtcAAGGCACctcccaaagaaaagaaggacacCAAAGAACatcccaaagaaaagaaagagaccAAAGAACCTCCCAGAGAAAAGAAACAACTAAAAGGACTACTCAAAGAAGAGAACGAAGTCAAGGAACCtgccaaagaaaagaaggaaaccaaAGAACATCCCAAAGAAAAGGAGACCATAGAACCTCcgaaagaaaagaaggaactaAAAGAACTACTcaaagaagagaaggaagtcaaggaacctcccaaagaaaagaaagaaacccaagaacctcccaaagaaaagaaggaactaAAAGAACCACggaaagaagagaaggaagtcAAGGAATCTCCCcaagaaaagaaggaaaccaaACTACCACctaaggaaaaaaaggagaccAAAGAACCATCTAGAGCAAAGAAGCAAACCAAAGAACCTCCCAAAGAAACGAAGGGAGCTAAAGAACctcccaaagaaaaaaaagaaaccaaagagcctcccaaagaaaagaaggaactaAAAGAACCACTcaaagaagagaaggaagtcAAGGAATCTCCCAAAGAAAAGAGGGAAACCAAAGAACCATCTAGATCAAAGAAGGAAGCCAAAGAACCTCCCAAAGAAAGGGAGGAAACCAAAGAACCttccaaagaaaagaaggaaaccaaagaacctctcaaagaaaagaaagaaaccaaagaacctcccaaagaaaagaaagaaaccaaagaaTCTcccaaaaaaaagaaggaaacaaaagaaccttccaaagaaaagaaggaaaccaaagaacctctcaaagaaaagaaagaaaccaaagaacctcccaaagaaaagaaagataccaaagaaccacacaaagaagagaaggaagtcAAGGAATCTTTCAAAGAAAAGATGGAAGGTACGAAACctcccaaagaaaagaaggaactaAAAGAACCACTcaaagaagagaaggaagtcaaggaacctcccaaagaaaagaaagaaaccaaagaacctcccaaagaaaagaaggaactaAAAGAACCACGCAAAGAAGATAAGGAAGTCAAGGAATctcccaaagaaaagaaggaaaccaaACTACCACCTAAGGAAAAGAAGGAGACCAAAGAACCATCTAGAGCAAAGAAGCAAACCAAAGAACCTCCCAAAGAAACGAAGGGAGCCAAAGAACctcccaaagaaaaaaaagaaaccaaagagcctcccaaagaaaagaaggaactaAAAGAACCACTcaaagaagagaaggaagtcAAGGAATCTCCCAAAGAAAAGAGGGAAACCAAAGAACCATCTAGATCAAAGAAGGAAGCCAAAGAACCTCccaaagaaaggaaggaaaccaaagaacctttcaaagaaaggaaggaaaccaaagaacctctcaaagaaaagaaagaaaccaaagaacctcccaaagaaaagaaagaaaccaaagaacctcccaaagaaaagaaagaaaccaaagaacctcccaaagaaaagaaggaaatcAAAGAACCttccaaagaaaagaaggaaaccaaagaacctttcaaagaaaagaaagaaaccaaagaacctcccaaagaaaagaaagaaaccaaagaacctcccaaagaaaagaaggaaaccaaagaacctctcaaagaaaagaaagaaaccaaagaacctcccaaagaaaagaaagaaaccaaagaaccacacaaagaagagaaggaagtcAAGGAATCTTTCAAAGAAGAGATGGAAGGGACGAAACctcccaaagaaaagaaggaactaAAAGAACCactcaaagaaaagaaggaaaccaaAGAACCTTCTAGAGCAAAGAAGGAAACCAAAgaacctcccaaagaaaagaaggaaaacaatGAACATCCCAAAGAACAGAAGGAACTAAAAGAACCAcacaaagaagagaaggaagtcAAGGAACCCCTCGAAGAAAAGAAGGAACTAAAGGAACCACACAAAGAAGATAGGGAAGTTAAGAAACCTTctgaagaaaagagagaaacaaaagagaCACCTAAAAAAGTGAAGGAACATAAGAAACCTTACAAACACGAAAAGGAAACCAAAGATCCACACAAAGAGAAGACAGATAAAAAACtacaacaagaaacaaaggaAGTCAAGAAACctgcaataaaagaaaaatatatctCAAAGCCACCTGAAGAAAAGAAACTCCCTAAAGATGATGTCACAAAACCACCTAAAGACGAGAAAGAACTGAAAAAaaccctaaaagaaacaaaggaagTCAAGGAAACACCCAAAGTTGAAAAAGATAAAAGACCTTTCAAAGAAATAGAGACCAAGAAATTAACTGAAGAACAGAAGGAAGTAAAGAAACCATCCAAAGAGGGAAAAACACTCAAACTAACTTTATCACCTAAAGAACACAGAGAACTGTCTATAAAGGCAGAAAAAGTACCACAGAAGCTGGAAAAAGATGTAGACAAACCTAAAATGGCTGCAACAAGGGTGAAAGTGGTCAGGAAGGATGTTGTATCTGTTCTAAAGAAGGAACATCACAACATCACAAAAGCAG AAGTTCCAAGGGACAAGGCCAAAGCAGCGCCCAAAAAGAAAG GCCCAGTTGAAAAGGTCGTATTGGACAAAG aaGCCAAAGTCAAAGCAGTATCTGTAAAGAAAA CTGAGGTTTCAAAACTGAAGCGTAAAGCAGCCGTGACAAAGAGAG AACCTGCTCCACTCAAGACAAAACCAACCCAAACACTTAAAG cagaaacaccGCCAAAAAATGTCTCGCTACCAAcagagaaggtgaaggtggTCCCATTAAAGAAAG TAGCTGCAGTTCTAAAGGAGAAAAAGGTGGAGCCAGTAATTCTCaaaaaag CACCTGTTATCAAGGCAAAACTAAAACCTGCTGCCCAGAAGAAAG AAACTGAGGTGAAGCCAGTTCTGGTCAAAAAAG TACAAGAAGTTAGAAAGGAAAGGCCCAAACCAGCTGCGGAAAGAAAAG AGCCtaaagcagcagtggagaaagtCAGACGTGCTGTAACTAAA GGTGGTGCAGCCACGTTGAAGGCAAAGCCCAAACGAGTCCATGTGAAGAAAG AACTGGAGCCTCctagagaaaaggaaaagcctGTTGCAGTGAAGAAAG CCATGTTGAGGGAAAAGAGCAAACCCCTCCATGTAAAAAGA GTTGGTAAAACAGAGCCTGAGGTTTCAAAAGTCAAGGCTACAACCCCTGTAACAGTGAAAG ATAAACCTGTTGAGAAGAAATATAAAGAGGAGAAGACTAAAG TAGACAGAGTTCTGAAAGAGATCCAGGTGTCTGCAAAGAAAG AAAAACCAGTtgaaaagaaggaggagaaagtaaaag agcccGCTGTGTCCGACAGCTTCTTCATGGAAG aggagctgcccTACTTCCAGTGCTTCTTcgtggacgaggacgaggcccAGTTTCCCTTCTACGCCTTCTCGCCGCTGCAGCTGTGA